One segment of Paenibacillus rhizovicinus DNA contains the following:
- a CDS encoding polysaccharide biosynthesis protein has protein sequence MISAYRTHLLIALDLSAIVLSLTCAFLLQTGNPLETYGSTMPLLYLLLAGGLGMLCMFRFKLHRRIWQYAGVGELMAILTAAAVTGIVPFLLVNALYGWKLPNLLLLHHLTAMIFLMAGPRLMWRAFCDRFGTRCRKDSKRALIIGAGSCGSLIAKELLQNEIARTVPVGFIDDDPYKRRLSLYGLPVFGSRSDIAKVTEREAIDEIIIAMPSASKAQISAVINVCKGTKARLKIVPDLNEIMQGRGSASRVRDVSVEDLLGRDPIRTDLEHIANYVEGKTVLVTGAGGSIGSELCRQIAPFAPKKLLLLGHGENSIYSIEMELLSTFPGLVIETVIADVQDRKRMEDVFAKHLPQVVFHAAAHKHVPLMERNPSEAIKNNVFGTKNVAECADQFGAERFVFISTDKAVNPTSIMGTTKRIAEMYIQSLDKHSATKYVAVRFGNVLGSRGSVIPRFKDQILKGGPVTVTHPEMVRYFMTIPEAVQLVIQAGAFAQGGEIFILDMGKPVKIYDLAADLIRLSGFEPHVDIDIQFSGIREGEKLYEELLTSEEGLSSTKHDRIFIGKPMLINRSELEFEIRKLEQVLGRQPSEIRAVLKHLVPSYSNAS, from the coding sequence ATGATTTCCGCTTATCGGACGCATTTATTGATCGCGCTTGATTTATCCGCCATCGTGCTCAGCTTGACATGCGCTTTCCTGCTGCAGACGGGTAATCCTCTGGAAACATACGGCAGCACCATGCCGCTGCTGTATCTGCTGCTCGCCGGCGGACTCGGCATGCTGTGCATGTTCCGCTTCAAGCTGCACCGCCGGATCTGGCAGTACGCCGGCGTCGGCGAATTGATGGCGATTCTGACCGCAGCCGCCGTAACGGGCATCGTCCCGTTCCTGCTCGTCAACGCCCTGTACGGCTGGAAGCTGCCGAACTTGCTCCTGCTGCATCACTTGACCGCCATGATTTTCCTGATGGCCGGTCCTCGTCTGATGTGGCGCGCCTTCTGCGATCGTTTCGGCACGCGCTGCCGCAAAGACAGCAAACGCGCCTTGATTATCGGCGCCGGCAGCTGCGGCTCGCTGATCGCGAAGGAGCTCCTGCAGAACGAGATCGCGCGCACGGTACCTGTCGGCTTCATCGACGACGATCCCTATAAACGCAGGCTCTCGCTATACGGGTTACCTGTCTTCGGCAGCCGCTCCGACATTGCGAAAGTCACGGAACGGGAAGCGATCGATGAAATCATTATCGCCATGCCGTCCGCGTCCAAAGCGCAAATTTCCGCGGTCATCAATGTATGCAAAGGGACGAAGGCCCGTCTGAAAATCGTGCCGGATTTGAACGAAATCATGCAAGGCCGAGGCAGCGCATCCCGCGTTCGGGACGTATCGGTAGAGGACTTGCTCGGCCGGGATCCGATTCGCACGGACCTCGAGCATATCGCCAATTACGTGGAAGGCAAAACGGTGCTCGTTACCGGTGCCGGCGGCTCCATCGGTTCGGAGCTTTGCCGCCAGATTGCTCCGTTCGCGCCGAAGAAGCTGCTGCTGCTCGGCCACGGGGAGAACAGCATCTACTCCATCGAGATGGAGCTGCTCTCGACCTTCCCCGGGCTCGTGATCGAGACGGTCATCGCCGACGTGCAGGACCGCAAGCGGATGGAGGATGTATTCGCGAAGCATTTGCCGCAGGTCGTATTCCACGCTGCGGCGCATAAGCATGTGCCGCTGATGGAACGGAATCCGTCCGAGGCGATCAAGAACAACGTGTTCGGCACGAAGAACGTCGCCGAATGCGCGGACCAATTCGGCGCCGAACGCTTCGTCTTCATCTCCACCGACAAGGCCGTCAACCCGACGAGCATCATGGGCACGACGAAGCGGATCGCGGAAATGTACATTCAAAGCTTGGACAAGCACAGCGCGACCAAATACGTGGCCGTCCGTTTCGGCAACGTGCTCGGCAGCCGGGGCAGCGTCATTCCGCGCTTCAAGGATCAAATCCTGAAGGGCGGGCCCGTCACGGTAACCCATCCCGAGATGGTTCGGTATTTCATGACGATTCCGGAGGCCGTCCAGCTCGTCATCCAAGCCGGCGCGTTTGCGCAAGGCGGCGAAATCTTCATCCTCGACATGGGCAAGCCGGTCAAAATCTACGATCTGGCTGCAGACTTGATCCGCCTGTCGGGCTTCGAGCCGCATGTCGACATCGATATTCAATTCAGCGGCATTCGCGAAGGCGAGAAGCTGTACGAAGAGCTGCTTACCAGCGAGGAAGGCCTGTCGTCCACGAAGCATGACCGGATCTTCATCGGGAAGCCGATGCTGATCAACCGCTCGGAGCTCGAATTCGAGATCCGCAAGCTGGAGCAGGTGCTCGGCCGCCAGCCTTCCGAAATCCGCGCGGTGCTGAAGCATCTCGTGCCTTCGTACAGCAACGCTTCATAG
- a CDS encoding glycosyltransferase family 1 protein, which produces MSHKIKVLHVVGKMHPGGIETLLMNVYRQCDRDKFEFHFAVQTEEKAFYDDEIEALGGRLLRQPHPKNGLSAFKRTLAENIRANGPYDAVHSHIFAFSGYVLSIAHGLRIPVRISHSHNVQSGGAAAAKSLKRRVYNAYMGHLIRRHATHMLGCSKAACESLYGANCWKNGRVMVFPNAISVEPYAALPADRQQLRAKLGLPQGNAPLFAHIGRFADQKNHAFLIDRFAEFAAREPGAGLLLVGDGPKRQEIERKVKELGLSEQVAFLGLRSDVPELLGAVDGFVLPSLYEGLGIVLIEAQAAGLPCLVSEGIPEEADLKLGLFAKLKLTDDPSQWVDGFRRLASSKTPEWRSRLAALDRFGYNMTASVRRLEQLYGG; this is translated from the coding sequence ATGAGTCATAAAATCAAGGTGCTGCACGTCGTCGGCAAAATGCATCCCGGTGGCATCGAGACGCTGCTCATGAACGTTTACAGGCAATGCGACCGGGACAAGTTCGAATTTCACTTTGCCGTCCAGACCGAAGAGAAGGCGTTCTACGACGATGAGATCGAGGCGCTCGGAGGCCGTCTGCTCAGACAGCCGCATCCGAAGAACGGATTGTCGGCCTTCAAGCGGACGCTGGCGGAGAACATCCGGGCCAACGGGCCGTACGATGCCGTGCACAGCCATATCTTCGCATTCAGCGGCTATGTGCTGTCCATCGCGCACGGGCTTCGCATCCCGGTTCGGATCAGTCACAGCCACAACGTCCAATCCGGCGGCGCCGCCGCTGCAAAGTCCCTGAAGCGCCGCGTATACAACGCTTATATGGGCCACTTGATCCGCCGTCATGCGACGCATATGCTGGGCTGCTCCAAGGCCGCGTGCGAATCGCTTTACGGCGCGAATTGCTGGAAGAACGGACGCGTCATGGTGTTCCCGAACGCGATTTCCGTCGAGCCGTACGCCGCGCTGCCTGCCGACCGGCAGCAGCTGCGGGCGAAGCTGGGACTGCCGCAGGGAAATGCGCCGTTGTTCGCCCATATCGGGCGGTTCGCGGATCAGAAGAACCATGCGTTCCTGATCGACCGCTTCGCCGAATTCGCCGCCCGGGAACCGGGAGCCGGACTGCTGCTGGTGGGGGACGGACCGAAGCGGCAGGAGATCGAACGCAAGGTGAAGGAGCTCGGCTTGTCGGAACAGGTTGCTTTCCTTGGCCTTCGCAGCGACGTGCCCGAATTGCTCGGCGCCGTCGACGGCTTCGTCCTTCCTTCATTGTACGAGGGACTCGGAATCGTGCTGATCGAAGCACAGGCGGCAGGCCTGCCGTGTCTCGTTTCGGAAGGCATCCCGGAAGAAGCGGACCTGAAGCTCGGCCTGTTCGCGAAGTTGAAGCTGACCGACGATCCGTCGCAATGGGTCGACGGCTTCCGCCGCCTGGCTTCGTCGAAGACGCCGGAATGGCGGTCGCGGCTGGCCGCGCTGGACCGGTTCGGCTACAACATGACCGCGAGCGTCCGGCGATTGGAGCAGCTTTATGGCGGGTAA
- a CDS encoding CpsD/CapB family tyrosine-protein kinase: MQPTNQFSVSNTRPIITDLNPLSPISEAYRTLRTNLQYAGVDRSLQLLMVTSASPREGKTTTINNLAAAYAQADKSVLLIDADLRKPTAHQTFQLSNRCGLTHVLAGNASAREAVKETHIRNLSVMPSGSIPPNPSELLASRKMDLLLDELRQMFDLVLIDTPPVLAVSDAQIMASRCDGVLLVINAKSVKRQHALKARDALHFVQAKIVGVAMNQTAASELNGYYSYMQASAE; encoded by the coding sequence GTGCAGCCAACTAATCAATTCAGCGTCTCGAACACGAGACCGATCATTACGGATTTGAATCCGTTGTCTCCGATCTCGGAAGCGTACCGCACGCTTCGCACGAATTTGCAGTATGCCGGAGTAGACCGCTCGCTCCAGCTGCTCATGGTCACGTCGGCAAGTCCGCGGGAAGGGAAGACGACGACGATCAACAACCTGGCCGCCGCATACGCCCAAGCCGACAAATCAGTGCTGCTCATCGATGCGGATTTGCGCAAGCCGACGGCTCATCAGACCTTTCAGCTTTCCAACCGCTGCGGCCTGACCCATGTGCTTGCGGGAAATGCTTCGGCCCGCGAAGCGGTGAAAGAAACGCATATCCGAAACTTGAGCGTCATGCCGTCGGGTTCGATTCCGCCGAATCCGTCCGAGCTGCTGGCCTCGCGCAAAATGGACCTGCTGCTCGACGAGCTGCGTCAAATGTTCGATCTCGTGCTGATCGATACGCCGCCCGTGCTCGCCGTCAGCGATGCGCAGATCATGGCTTCCCGCTGCGACGGCGTTCTGCTCGTCATCAACGCGAAGAGCGTGAAGCGTCAGCATGCGCTGAAAGCGCGCGACGCGCTTCATTTCGTGCAGGCCAAAATCGTCGGCGTGGCCATGAATCAAACGGCTGCCAGCGAGCTAAATGGCTATTATTCCTACATGCAGGCTTCGGCCGAATAA
- a CDS encoding sugar transferase: protein MQRVAKRGIDIAVSLTLLALLSPVILLTALAVRSKLGSPVLFRQERPGRFGNPFHVRKFRTMTDAKDRHGNLLSDEVRLTSFGKLLRKLSLDELPQLLNVLAGDMSLIGPRPLLMEYLPLYTKDQARRHDVRPGITGLAQVNGRNALSWEEKFRMDVWYVEHYSLLLDVRIGMKTVSKVLQSEGIQQEGHVTTSKFAGSRSSKEAL from the coding sequence CTGCAGCGGGTCGCGAAACGCGGGATCGATATCGCCGTCAGCCTAACGCTGCTCGCGCTGCTGTCGCCCGTCATCCTGCTGACGGCGCTGGCCGTCCGATCGAAGCTGGGCTCGCCGGTCTTGTTCCGTCAGGAACGACCGGGCCGCTTCGGCAATCCGTTCCACGTCCGCAAATTCCGGACGATGACGGATGCCAAGGACCGGCACGGCAACTTGCTCTCGGACGAGGTCCGTCTCACGTCGTTCGGCAAGCTGCTTCGCAAGCTCAGCCTGGACGAGCTGCCGCAGCTGCTGAACGTACTCGCCGGCGATATGAGCCTGATCGGTCCGCGTCCGCTGCTGATGGAATACTTGCCTTTATATACGAAGGATCAGGCGCGCCGGCATGACGTTCGCCCGGGTATTACCGGACTCGCGCAGGTGAATGGCCGCAACGCCTTGTCTTGGGAAGAGAAATTCCGCATGGACGTCTGGTACGTCGAACATTATTCGCTGCTGCTGGATGTGCGGATTGGGATGAAGACCGTATCGAAAGTGCTGCAGAGCGAAGGCATCCAGCAGGAAGGCCATGTGACGACGTCCAAATTCGCCGGCAGCCGCAGCTCGAAGGAGGCGCTGTGA
- a CDS encoding NAD-dependent epimerase, giving the protein MTILVTGAAGFVGYHVSERLMRDGFDVVGLDNFNDYYDVQLKRDRFGKLLGNDRFVGVEGDVAEFETLNRLFQNYGITSVIHLAAQAGVRYSITNPFAYLESNLTGFGNVLEACRRFEIRHLLYASSSSVYGANVTMPFSVHDSVDHPVSLYAATKKANELMAHTYSHLYGLPTTGLRFFTVYGPWGRPDMAYFSFTRDIENGVPIKVFNEGRMQRDFTYVDDIVEGVVRLHGRPPQPDPAWDRERPDPGSSYAPYRVYNIGNNKPVALMQFIRTIEQKLGIEAKLQFMPMQPGDVEATFANIDTLQREIGFKPVTALEDGIGNFVDWYRDYYASRKVISLH; this is encoded by the coding sequence ATGACGATTCTCGTAACGGGGGCGGCCGGATTCGTCGGCTATCATGTGAGCGAACGCTTGATGCGCGACGGCTTCGACGTCGTCGGGCTCGACAATTTCAACGATTATTACGACGTGCAGCTGAAGCGCGACCGTTTCGGCAAGCTGCTCGGGAACGATCGCTTCGTAGGCGTGGAAGGCGACGTAGCCGAATTCGAGACGCTCAACCGCTTATTTCAAAACTACGGAATCACCTCGGTGATCCATTTGGCGGCGCAGGCTGGCGTCCGGTACAGCATTACGAATCCGTTCGCGTACCTCGAATCCAATCTGACCGGCTTCGGCAACGTGCTGGAAGCATGCCGCCGTTTCGAAATTCGGCACCTGCTCTATGCATCCTCGAGCTCTGTCTACGGGGCCAACGTCACGATGCCGTTCAGCGTGCATGACAGCGTCGATCATCCCGTCAGCCTGTATGCGGCAACGAAGAAAGCGAACGAGCTGATGGCGCATACGTACAGCCATCTGTACGGTCTGCCGACGACGGGACTGCGCTTCTTCACCGTCTACGGACCATGGGGAAGGCCGGACATGGCCTACTTCAGCTTCACGCGGGACATCGAGAACGGCGTGCCGATCAAGGTGTTTAACGAAGGCCGGATGCAGCGCGACTTTACGTACGTCGACGATATCGTGGAAGGCGTCGTTCGGCTCCACGGCCGGCCGCCGCAGCCGGATCCCGCATGGGACCGCGAGCGTCCTGATCCCGGCTCCAGCTACGCGCCGTACCGCGTGTACAACATCGGCAACAACAAGCCGGTGGCGCTCATGCAGTTCATCCGCACGATCGAGCAGAAGCTGGGCATCGAAGCAAAGCTGCAATTCATGCCGATGCAGCCGGGCGACGTCGAGGCGACCTTCGCGAACATCGACACCTTGCAGCGTGAAATCGGCTTCAAGCCGGTCACGGCGCTGGAAGACGGCATCGGCAATTTCGTCGATTGGTACCGGGACTATTACGCTTCGCGGAAGGTGATCAGCTTACATTAA
- a CDS encoding polysaccharide pyruvyl transferase family protein, with protein MATVLLAGVPKSPNLGDGLIARTLTHIIHMHGSHKVIHFDITQGEVEEGIAERAAQPSLPRINDAGLKKRATPDSLRMMKAYWIHRKKDATVGEPLKELVAQSDAVFLGGGHLLIDTYLTFPLAVKRVADEARRQRKPLHIVLVGARGPWSSPARHWFRRACKYATTITLRDEESRKFLLDKDPSLAGKTFALSDPALFTRETFEAALSGVREAAAAADREFGSVPAYGASGRGKGSRRSAASSSAAASPAAASAGRRASALFDANAVDADAGGRVSAYRSNPGGIRVVASATAERRIVGLGIMDPNELKRASEHRWERETCADWWRDAAATLLAQDCEVRVFTNGAATDNGFVEEYVKPRCEGLPHVSFYPYPSTVDALYRQIAECDAVIAQRLHACLPSAAMLKPTYAIVWDKKLSDIFTDLGLADKLVDFRIPAAQAVAAMKLTADPNQAFIHTMQRKKKEIYEQIGRMLP; from the coding sequence ATGGCCACTGTTCTACTCGCCGGCGTGCCTAAATCGCCGAATTTGGGTGATGGCCTGATCGCCAGGACGCTTACCCATATTATTCACATGCACGGCTCGCACAAGGTCATCCATTTTGACATTACGCAAGGCGAAGTAGAGGAAGGCATAGCTGAACGCGCGGCTCAGCCAAGCTTGCCGCGCATCAACGATGCGGGCTTGAAGAAGCGGGCGACGCCCGACAGTCTGCGGATGATGAAAGCTTATTGGATTCACCGCAAGAAAGACGCTACCGTGGGCGAACCGCTCAAGGAGCTCGTCGCCCAAAGCGACGCGGTGTTCTTGGGCGGCGGTCATCTGCTGATCGATACGTACCTGACCTTCCCGCTCGCGGTCAAACGGGTAGCGGATGAAGCGCGCAGGCAGCGCAAACCGCTGCACATCGTGCTCGTCGGAGCGCGGGGGCCTTGGAGCTCGCCGGCCCGCCACTGGTTCCGCCGCGCCTGCAAGTACGCGACGACGATTACGCTGCGGGACGAGGAATCGCGGAAGTTTCTGCTGGACAAGGACCCGTCGCTCGCGGGCAAAACCTTCGCGCTCAGCGATCCTGCGTTATTCACGCGGGAAACGTTCGAGGCTGCGCTGAGCGGCGTGCGCGAAGCTGCCGCGGCTGCGGATCGTGAATTCGGCAGCGTGCCGGCGTACGGGGCATCCGGTCGCGGGAAGGGAAGCAGGCGGTCTGCAGCTTCCTCAAGCGCGGCCGCTTCCCCGGCCGCGGCATCTGCCGGACGCCGGGCATCCGCGCTGTTCGATGCCAACGCGGTTGACGCTGATGCCGGCGGACGGGTTTCGGCTTACCGGAGCAATCCTGGCGGCATCCGCGTCGTTGCTTCCGCAACCGCCGAACGCCGCATCGTCGGCCTCGGCATCATGGACCCGAACGAGCTGAAGCGCGCTTCCGAACATCGCTGGGAACGCGAGACCTGCGCGGATTGGTGGCGGGACGCAGCGGCGACGCTGCTCGCGCAAGACTGCGAAGTCCGCGTATTCACGAACGGCGCGGCGACGGACAACGGCTTCGTCGAGGAATACGTCAAGCCGCGCTGCGAAGGGCTGCCGCATGTGAGCTTCTACCCGTATCCGTCCACCGTGGACGCGCTCTACCGGCAGATCGCGGAATGCGACGCCGTCATCGCGCAAAGGCTGCATGCCTGCCTGCCGTCGGCCGCGATGCTGAAGCCGACCTACGCGATCGTGTGGGACAAGAAGCTGAGCGATATTTTCACCGACTTGGGACTTGCCGACAAGCTTGTGGATTTCCGCATTCCGGCGGCGCAGGCGGTCGCGGCCATGAAGTTGACGGCGGATCCGAATCAGGCGTTCATCCACACGATGCAGCGCAAGAAGAAGGAAATTTACGAACAGATCGGGAGAATGCTGCCATGA
- a CDS encoding YveK family protein, whose protein sequence is MSIDLDLRHYLSIIRKRVWLLIAIVILSTTVTGVVSYKYLQPVYQAYTKLIVNSANDKPGMVQLDLNAINTNISLINTYKEIIRTPAIMDKVVAQHPEFKVTTDELMRNINFTSVNGTQVVTLSYPSTNYKAAARIVNAISEVFQAQIPNIMKVDNVYLLHMANENKQPAPIKPNPKLNMAIMFVLSFMFGIGLVLLLDYFDDRIKSEADVERYLGLPTLVQIPSIRQVDLRGAQKTKTTAKAGEQSRAAN, encoded by the coding sequence TTGAGCATCGATCTGGATTTGCGGCATTATTTGTCCATCATTCGCAAGCGGGTGTGGCTGCTGATCGCCATCGTCATTCTAAGCACGACCGTTACGGGCGTCGTCAGCTACAAGTATTTGCAGCCCGTCTATCAGGCTTACACGAAGCTGATCGTCAATTCGGCGAACGACAAGCCGGGCATGGTCCAGCTGGACCTGAACGCCATCAACACGAACATCAGTCTCATCAACACCTACAAGGAAATCATTCGTACGCCGGCCATCATGGACAAGGTCGTCGCCCAGCATCCCGAATTCAAAGTAACGACGGACGAGCTGATGCGCAACATTAATTTCACGTCGGTTAACGGTACGCAGGTCGTGACGCTGTCTTATCCAAGCACGAATTACAAAGCGGCGGCGCGCATCGTTAATGCGATCTCGGAAGTGTTCCAAGCGCAAATCCCGAACATCATGAAAGTCGATAACGTGTATCTGCTTCATATGGCGAACGAGAACAAGCAGCCTGCGCCGATCAAACCGAACCCGAAGCTGAATATGGCGATTATGTTCGTCCTCTCTTTCATGTTCGGCATCGGACTTGTCCTGCTCTTGGATTACTTCGATGATCGGATCAAATCGGAAGCCGACGTGGAACGGTATTTGGGCCTGCCGACGCTCGTGCAAATTCCGTCCATTCGCCAAGTGGATCTGCGCGGCGCGCAGAAGACGAAAACGACAGCGAAAGCGGGTGAACAATCACGTGCAGCCAACTAA
- a CDS encoding glycosyltransferase yields MHVVWAHDHTFYFNETGKFYSGGKLPYAVWERYLAVFDSITVACRGQRTSADADMHGKTLSSGANVDFLVLPSLSNPVNKLTKRGIVEHSLREAISKADAVIARMPSEIGAEAIRVARSLGKPFAVEMVACAWDGLWNYGSAQGKLYAPFSLWKTRSLVKRAPYGIYVTEKFLQKRYPLAGRGVEGSCSNVEIPAVSADVLARRLERIATSPEWNAARPFRIGMIGSLNGKTKGIDTAMRAIARIQRKDLPPFEFHILGDGSVDRWLALAEKLGITGIVKFCGVLTSGSAVFEWLDELDLYVQPSFQEGLPRATIEAMSRACPVLGSTAGGIPELIGADWLHKPGNDKLFAEHLSLAIGNASWMKEQAELNFHTAQKYTKEKLDQQRRAFWESFRDYAASAAAGTEVGQAPGAPAKMKTNGQVYVSKDKTKGAEAL; encoded by the coding sequence ATGCATGTTGTTTGGGCGCATGACCATACGTTTTATTTCAATGAAACCGGTAAGTTTTATTCCGGCGGCAAGCTTCCTTATGCCGTGTGGGAGCGGTATTTGGCGGTCTTCGATTCCATTACCGTCGCATGCAGAGGGCAGCGCACTTCCGCGGATGCGGATATGCACGGCAAGACGCTGTCGAGCGGCGCGAACGTCGATTTTCTCGTGCTGCCATCGCTCAGCAATCCCGTCAACAAGCTGACGAAACGCGGTATCGTCGAACACAGCCTGCGCGAGGCCATCTCCAAAGCCGATGCCGTCATCGCGCGGATGCCGAGCGAAATCGGGGCCGAGGCCATACGGGTCGCGCGCTCGCTCGGCAAACCGTTTGCCGTCGAGATGGTGGCTTGCGCATGGGACGGCTTATGGAATTACGGCAGCGCGCAGGGCAAGCTGTATGCGCCTTTCTCGCTCTGGAAGACGCGCTCGCTCGTCAAACGCGCGCCGTACGGGATTTACGTGACGGAGAAGTTTCTGCAGAAACGCTATCCGCTGGCAGGACGCGGCGTAGAAGGTTCCTGCTCGAATGTGGAAATTCCGGCGGTATCGGCGGACGTGCTCGCCCGTCGCCTGGAACGGATTGCAACGAGCCCGGAATGGAATGCGGCTCGCCCGTTCCGCATCGGCATGATCGGTTCGCTGAACGGCAAAACCAAAGGCATCGATACCGCGATGCGCGCGATCGCCCGCATTCAGCGGAAGGATCTGCCGCCATTCGAGTTTCATATTCTCGGCGACGGGTCGGTCGATCGCTGGCTTGCGCTGGCAGAGAAGCTCGGCATCACCGGCATCGTGAAGTTTTGCGGCGTGCTGACGAGCGGAAGCGCGGTGTTCGAGTGGCTGGATGAGCTGGATCTGTACGTGCAGCCGAGCTTCCAAGAAGGGCTGCCGCGCGCGACGATCGAGGCGATGAGCCGCGCTTGTCCCGTGCTCGGCTCCACGGCCGGCGGCATTCCCGAGCTGATCGGCGCAGATTGGCTGCATAAGCCGGGCAACGATAAACTGTTCGCCGAGCATTTGTCGCTTGCGATCGGCAACGCGTCCTGGATGAAGGAACAGGCCGAGCTGAACTTCCATACGGCGCAGAAGTATACGAAAGAAAAGCTGGACCAGCAGCGCCGTGCGTTCTGGGAGTCGTTCCGGGACTATGCCGCCAGCGCAGCCGCCGGTACGGAGGTCGGCCAAGCTCCGGGAGCGCCCGCGAAAATGAAAACCAACGGACAAGTATACGTATCGAAGGACAAGACGAAGGGAGCGGAGGCGCTATGA
- a CDS encoding oligosaccharide flippase family protein — MANAQQLAAAPSAAPSAAKALAKGGSLTFLINVSGMGLALLMQIVLARLLGAAGYGTFAYVTTVTTFMIFPAKLGFDTTIVKLVSSYKAKDNWPLIKGLIQRSNQIGFVLSLIVMAVGLTVVAFRSGGMTESQIVCYAAGMVTIPLLTLATLRQSALQALKDVLYAQMPEKIIRPVLTIGLLALAVPLVGGKADAGLAMICFAAALAVSYIIGAVVLKRRIGQKLKTVEPQYETREWTRLSLSLMVNAGMYLILGQLNVLLMGAMDSETASGYFSAAVRLATLVAFARTAINMTAAPLLSETYAKGDREQLQQVCTTSGRAGFTFAVVVCAVFAIGGKPILSLFGAGFTDAYPALLLMSLGQLFGAYCGQNGTLATMAGSHNLLTRVLAGSTVLNIVMSAALIPWIGMTGAGLAACCSTVCWNGIMAVVVVRKYGIITPVWLPVLGSKRKK, encoded by the coding sequence ATGGCAAACGCGCAACAGCTGGCGGCAGCGCCCTCCGCAGCTCCATCGGCGGCGAAGGCGCTCGCCAAGGGCGGCAGCCTTACGTTTCTTATCAATGTCAGCGGCATGGGACTTGCGCTGCTGATGCAAATCGTTCTTGCCCGCCTGCTCGGCGCGGCGGGATACGGCACCTTCGCTTATGTAACGACGGTGACGACGTTCATGATTTTCCCTGCGAAGCTCGGCTTCGACACGACGATCGTGAAGCTGGTGTCCTCCTATAAGGCCAAAGACAACTGGCCTTTGATCAAAGGATTGATCCAGCGCTCCAATCAAATCGGTTTCGTCCTGTCGCTGATCGTCATGGCCGTCGGCTTGACGGTCGTCGCGTTCCGCAGCGGGGGCATGACCGAGTCGCAGATCGTATGCTACGCGGCGGGGATGGTCACCATTCCGCTGCTGACGCTGGCGACGCTGCGGCAGAGCGCCCTGCAGGCGCTGAAGGATGTGCTCTACGCGCAGATGCCGGAGAAAATCATCCGTCCGGTCTTGACGATCGGCCTGCTGGCGCTCGCCGTGCCGCTGGTCGGCGGCAAAGCCGACGCGGGTCTGGCGATGATCTGCTTCGCGGCGGCGCTGGCCGTCTCGTATATCATCGGCGCGGTCGTGCTGAAGCGGCGGATCGGCCAGAAACTGAAGACCGTCGAACCGCAGTACGAGACGCGGGAATGGACGCGGCTCTCGCTGTCGCTCATGGTGAATGCGGGCATGTACCTCATTCTGGGGCAGCTGAACGTCCTGCTCATGGGCGCGATGGACAGCGAGACGGCGTCCGGATACTTCTCCGCCGCCGTGCGCCTCGCGACACTCGTCGCCTTCGCGCGGACGGCGATCAACATGACGGCGGCGCCGCTGCTGTCGGAGACGTACGCGAAAGGCGACCGCGAGCAGCTGCAGCAAGTGTGCACGACCTCGGGACGGGCGGGCTTCACGTTCGCCGTTGTCGTATGCGCGGTGTTCGCCATCGGCGGCAAGCCGATTCTGTCGCTGTTCGGAGCAGGCTTCACGGACGCGTATCCCGCGCTGCTGCTCATGTCGCTCGGACAGCTGTTCGGCGCCTACTGCGGCCAGAACGGCACGCTCGCTACGATGGCCGGTTCGCATAACTTGCTGACCCGGGTGCTCGCGGGCTCCACGGTATTGAATATCGTGATGAGCGCGGCGCTTATTCCATGGATCGGCATGACGGGCGCAGGGCTTGCCGCCTGCTGCTCGACGGTTTGCTGGAACGGCATCATGGCCGTCGTCGTCGTACGGAAATACGGCATCATTACGCCGGTTTGGCTTCCGGTTCTCGGATCCAAACGAAAGAAATAA
- a CDS encoding acyltransferase yields MRGRDLFVSAKPLLNGVAAMLRVVPKPLLVWAWHLTDLLPELPGIAARYAILKRLARSCGDNVLVGRGVEIRYWERLSIGSNVSIHKQCYVDAYGEILIEDDVSIAHQTSIVSFQHTWQDAGLPIRDNAVVTGMIWISRDVWIGCGCRILAGVSIGSRSVVAAGAVVNKNIAAHTVAAGVPARPVKHIGPELKPHHPRQHG; encoded by the coding sequence ATGCGGGGCCGTGATTTATTCGTTTCCGCCAAACCGCTGCTGAACGGCGTTGCCGCCATGCTGCGCGTCGTGCCGAAGCCGCTGCTCGTCTGGGCGTGGCATCTGACGGACCTGCTGCCCGAGTTGCCGGGCATCGCCGCGCGCTACGCGATTCTGAAGCGGCTGGCCCGCAGCTGCGGCGATAACGTGCTTGTCGGCAGGGGCGTGGAAATACGCTACTGGGAGCGGTTGTCGATCGGCTCCAACGTCAGCATCCATAAACAATGCTACGTGGACGCCTACGGCGAAATCCTGATCGAGGACGACGTATCGATCGCGCATCAGACGTCGATCGTTTCGTTCCAGCACACCTGGCAGGATGCCGGGCTGCCGATCCGGGACAATGCCGTCGTCACCGGCATGATCTGGATCAGCCGCGACGTCTGGATCGGCTGCGGCTGCCGGATATTGGCGGGCGTTTCGATCGGCAGCCGATCCGTCGTTGCCGCGGGCGCGGTCGTGAATAAGAACATCGCCGCGCATACCGTTGCCGCGGGCGTGCCCGCGCGGCCGGTGAAGCACATCGGCCCCGAGCTTAAGCCGCATCATCCCAGGCAGCACGGATAG